One Corynebacterium yudongzhengii DNA window includes the following coding sequences:
- the trpCF gene encoding bifunctional indole-3-glycerol-phosphate synthase TrpC/phosphoribosylanthranilate isomerase TrpF, whose product MPNSSALPTVLESIVEGRRGHLDEIRARIAHVDPLALSPSTRSLYDSLGGGQGRGLNRFIMECKSSSPSLGMIREHYEPGAIARVYSRYASGISVLCEPDRFGGDYDHLATVAASTHLPVLCKDFIVDEVQLHAARYFGADAVLLMLSVVDDDEYLALSREAARLGLDVLTEAITEEEVSRALRLGARILGINHRNLHDLTIDLSRSKTLTRSIPDDVVVVSESGIRDSETVRRLSGHSNGFLVGSQLTSQPDIDRAARELVFGLNKVCGLTSSSAAQAARAHGAVYGGLIFEEASPRNVSRETARRIIANEPDLTYVAVSRRTSGWDELIDDTITVAQLHAPYQGSTEAELDFIRSVRAELGSEVSIWRAVSMTAEHGPALAEALVESGLVDKLVLDSGDGGTGETFDWSTVPEKVKAHSLLAGGLGPDNIAEALRLGCAGLDLNSGVEYPASAQRWAGAKDAGSLRQAFHVIRTFSY is encoded by the coding sequence CATCGCCCACGTGGATCCCCTCGCGCTTTCACCGTCGACCCGCTCGCTCTATGACTCGCTCGGCGGCGGGCAGGGGAGGGGGCTCAACCGCTTCATCATGGAGTGCAAGTCCTCGTCGCCCTCGCTCGGTATGATCCGCGAGCACTACGAGCCGGGCGCCATCGCGCGCGTCTACTCCCGCTACGCCTCGGGCATCTCGGTGCTCTGCGAGCCGGATCGCTTCGGCGGCGACTACGACCACCTGGCCACCGTCGCCGCCTCGACGCACCTGCCGGTGCTGTGCAAGGACTTCATCGTCGACGAGGTGCAGCTGCACGCGGCCCGCTACTTCGGCGCCGACGCCGTGCTGCTCATGCTCTCGGTGGTCGATGACGACGAGTACCTCGCCTTATCCCGCGAGGCCGCGCGTTTGGGTCTCGACGTTCTCACCGAGGCCATCACCGAGGAGGAAGTCTCCCGCGCGTTGCGTCTCGGTGCCCGCATCCTCGGGATCAACCATCGGAATCTTCACGACCTCACCATCGACCTCTCGCGCTCGAAGACTCTAACCCGCTCGATCCCCGACGACGTCGTGGTCGTCTCCGAGTCCGGCATCCGCGACTCCGAAACCGTCCGGCGCTTAAGCGGTCACTCGAACGGCTTCCTTGTCGGCTCGCAGCTGACCAGCCAGCCGGACATCGACCGCGCCGCCCGCGAACTCGTCTTTGGCCTCAACAAGGTCTGCGGGCTCACGTCCTCGTCGGCGGCGCAGGCGGCTCGCGCGCACGGCGCGGTCTACGGCGGCCTCATCTTCGAGGAGGCCTCCCCGCGCAATGTTTCACGTGAAACCGCGCGGCGGATCATCGCGAACGAGCCCGATCTGACGTACGTCGCCGTCTCGCGGCGGACCTCCGGGTGGGACGAGCTTATCGACGACACCATCACCGTCGCCCAGCTCCACGCCCCCTACCAAGGGAGCACCGAGGCCGAGTTGGACTTCATTCGTTCCGTGCGCGCGGAGCTCGGCTCCGAGGTGTCGATCTGGCGGGCCGTGTCGATGACCGCGGAGCACGGACCCGCGCTGGCCGAAGCACTGGTGGAGTCCGGGCTCGTGGACAAGCTCGTCCTCGACTCCGGCGACGGCGGCACGGGAGAAACCTTCGACTGGTCCACCGTGCCGGAGAAGGTAAAGGCGCACTCTTTGCTCGCCGGTGGGCTGGGCCCGGACAACATCGCGGAGGCACTGCGCCTTGGCTGCGCCGGGCTCGATCTCAATTCCGGCGTGGAGTACCCGGCCTCGGCGCAACGTTGGGCCGGGGCGAAGGATGCCGGTTCGCTGCGGCAGGCGTTTCACGTGATCCGAACGTTTTCTTATTGA
- the trpB gene encoding tryptophan synthase subunit beta: MTLNDTHSGDGIGGRTLLSAYFGEFGGQYVPESLIPALDQLEKAFVDAMNSEEFMSEFRGLLRDFLGRPTPLTVVRNAVSGNNARIFLKREDLVHGGAHKTNQVIGQALLAKQMGKKRIIAETGAGQHGTATALVCALLGLECVVYMGAKDVARQQPNVYRMRLHGAEVVSVDAGSGTLKDAVNEALRDWTATFHDSHYLLGTAAGPHPFPTLVREFHRVISEEAKAQMQERIGALPDVVVASVGGGSNAIGIFADFIDDDHVELVGTEPGGEGVESGKHGAAIAEGHIGILHGTRSYLMRNPDGQVTESYSISAGLDYPAVGPQHAHLAQTGRAQYVPVTDREALAAFQILSRNEGIIPALESSHAFAYALRRAREAEARGEKLNILVSLSGRGDKDVDHVRRTLDEHPEWVLSDADLAGRADDKVEG; the protein is encoded by the coding sequence ATGACTCTAAACGACACCCACTCCGGGGACGGGATCGGCGGACGCACGCTGCTTTCGGCGTACTTCGGTGAGTTCGGCGGGCAGTATGTCCCCGAGTCGCTGATCCCGGCCCTCGATCAACTCGAAAAGGCCTTCGTCGACGCGATGAACTCCGAGGAGTTCATGTCCGAGTTCCGCGGCCTGCTACGTGACTTCCTCGGCCGCCCGACTCCGCTGACCGTGGTCCGCAATGCCGTCAGTGGTAACAACGCGCGCATCTTCCTGAAGCGCGAGGACCTCGTGCACGGCGGCGCTCACAAGACGAACCAGGTCATCGGCCAGGCGCTGCTCGCGAAACAGATGGGCAAGAAGCGCATCATCGCCGAGACCGGCGCGGGCCAGCACGGAACCGCGACCGCCCTGGTATGCGCGCTGCTCGGCCTCGAGTGCGTCGTGTACATGGGCGCCAAGGACGTCGCTCGCCAGCAGCCGAATGTCTACCGCATGCGCCTGCACGGCGCCGAGGTGGTCTCCGTCGACGCCGGTTCCGGCACCCTAAAGGACGCGGTGAACGAGGCGCTGCGTGACTGGACCGCCACCTTCCACGATTCGCACTACCTGCTCGGCACCGCCGCCGGCCCGCACCCGTTCCCGACGCTCGTGCGCGAATTCCACCGCGTCATCAGCGAGGAGGCCAAGGCCCAGATGCAGGAGAGGATTGGCGCGCTTCCCGACGTCGTCGTCGCCTCCGTCGGCGGTGGCTCGAACGCCATCGGCATCTTCGCGGACTTCATTGACGACGACCACGTGGAACTCGTCGGCACCGAGCCCGGGGGAGAGGGCGTCGAATCCGGCAAGCACGGCGCCGCCATCGCCGAGGGCCACATCGGCATCCTGCACGGCACCCGTTCCTATCTGATGCGTAACCCCGATGGCCAGGTCACGGAGTCTTACTCGATCTCGGCCGGTCTCGACTACCCGGCCGTCGGCCCGCAGCACGCGCACCTCGCTCAGACGGGCCGCGCACAGTATGTGCCGGTGACCGACCGCGAGGCACTGGCCGCGTTCCAGATCCTTTCTCGCAACGAGGGCATCATCCCTGCGCTCGAGTCTTCGCACGCTTTCGCTTATGCGCTTCGCCGTGCGCGTGAAGCCGAGGCCCGCGGTGAGAAGCTCAACATTCTGGTGTCCCTGTCCGGCCGCGGCGACAAGGACGTCGACCACGTCCGCCGGACGCTCGACGAACATCCCGAATGGGTCCTCAGCGACGCGGACCTTGCCGGCCGCGCCGACGACAAGGTGGAGGGTTAA
- the trpA gene encoding tryptophan synthase subunit alpha produces MTTRYEKLFDALREKNEGAFVPFLMLNDPSFEESWEIVSAAIEGGADALELGVPFSDPIADGPTIQKSHIRALDGGATVDKSLELVSRIREAHPDLPIGMLIYSNVAYVRGLGSFYREFKEAGADSVLLPDVPVREGQPFSEVAEKAGIDPIYIAPARATEQPLEGVAARSKGYIYAISRDGVTGTERASETKGLDEVVANIGRFDGPPVLLGFGISTPEHVADAVAAGAAGAITGSAITKIVDRYCEHEHPNPGHITDLSATKAEVRDFVSTMKEATRR; encoded by the coding sequence ATGACCACACGATACGAAAAGCTCTTTGACGCACTGCGTGAGAAGAACGAAGGCGCGTTCGTGCCGTTTTTGATGCTCAACGATCCGTCTTTCGAGGAGTCCTGGGAGATCGTCAGTGCAGCAATCGAAGGGGGAGCGGACGCCCTGGAGCTGGGCGTGCCCTTCTCGGACCCGATCGCTGACGGCCCCACGATCCAGAAATCCCACATTCGCGCGCTCGACGGTGGGGCTACCGTCGATAAGTCTCTTGAGCTCGTCTCCCGCATCCGCGAGGCACACCCAGACCTGCCGATCGGCATGCTCATTTACTCTAACGTCGCCTATGTCCGCGGCTTGGGTAGCTTCTACCGTGAGTTCAAGGAGGCCGGCGCAGACTCGGTATTGCTTCCCGACGTCCCCGTCCGTGAAGGCCAGCCCTTCTCCGAGGTCGCCGAGAAGGCGGGAATCGATCCGATCTATATCGCGCCGGCGCGCGCGACCGAGCAGCCGCTCGAGGGTGTCGCGGCCCGTTCCAAGGGATATATCTACGCGATCTCACGCGATGGTGTCACGGGAACCGAGCGCGCCTCAGAGACCAAAGGTCTCGATGAGGTCGTTGCCAACATCGGGCGTTTCGACGGCCCGCCCGTGTTGCTCGGCTTCGGCATCTCCACCCCGGAGCACGTTGCCGACGCGGTCGCCGCTGGCGCCGCCGGCGCCATCACCGGCTCTGCGATCACGAAGATCGTTGATCGCTACTGCGAGCACGAGCACCCGAACCCCGGGCACATCACGGACCTCTCGGCTACCAAGGCTGAGGTTCGCGACTTCGTGTCCACGATGAAGGAAGCAACCCGCCGCTAG
- a CDS encoding Rieske (2Fe-2S) protein: MDNPRFSCSRRTFLLGAATTVAGAALAACGTEASEEVAATEVPVGSAVFVGNLIIAQPKEGEFLAYSRTCPHQGNTIDEINGDTVTCTAHNSTFSIEDGSVVDGVARDPLQEGTATEEGGTVTATA; this comes from the coding sequence ATGGATAATCCCCGGTTCTCCTGTTCCCGCCGCACCTTCCTCTTGGGCGCAGCCACCACGGTCGCAGGCGCCGCGCTCGCGGCCTGCGGCACCGAAGCGAGTGAGGAAGTAGCCGCCACCGAAGTCCCCGTCGGCAGCGCAGTATTCGTGGGCAACCTCATTATTGCGCAGCCCAAAGAAGGGGAGTTCCTCGCATATTCGCGTACCTGCCCGCATCAGGGCAACACCATCGACGAGATCAACGGCGACACCGTCACGTGCACCGCCCACAACTCGACCTTCTCGATTGAAGATGGCTCCGTCGTCGACGGCGTCGCCCGGGACCCGCTTCAGGAAGGCACCGCCACCGAAGAAGGCGGCACCGTCACCGCCACCGCTTAG
- a CDS encoding NADH:flavin oxidoreductase/NADH oxidase, with the protein MTHLHSPITLRELHVNNRIWLAPMCQYHCMEENGVPEAWHFAHYGARAIGGFGLITAEASGVVPEGRISPKCAGIWNDEQRDAWAPIVDFVHSQGSKMAIQLIHAGRKASSVAKRPGEKKYANDTVPREDGGWETVAPSAIAAEGLDAPRELNRDEIREIPDQFGRAAVRAMEAGFDAVEISAGHGYLLHQFLDPIANQREDSWGGSFDNRTRLLRLVVTAVRTAVGDGVPVIVRISATDWIEDREAWDLEQSVTLALLLETAGADMISVSTGGIAPAQIPTGPNYQVRFAEEIKRRTGVRVSTAGLITTPEQAEAIVAEDRADVVLLGREALRDPNWPLRAGHELGLEREAIPYPGSYLRGAR; encoded by the coding sequence ATGACGCATCTCCACTCCCCCATCACTCTGCGCGAGCTGCACGTGAACAACCGCATCTGGCTGGCGCCGATGTGCCAATACCACTGCATGGAAGAAAACGGCGTTCCCGAAGCGTGGCACTTCGCCCATTACGGCGCGCGAGCGATCGGCGGGTTCGGGCTGATCACCGCCGAGGCCTCCGGCGTGGTCCCCGAGGGGCGGATCTCCCCGAAGTGCGCGGGGATTTGGAACGACGAGCAGCGCGACGCCTGGGCGCCGATCGTCGACTTCGTGCACTCCCAGGGATCGAAGATGGCGATTCAGTTGATTCATGCCGGAAGGAAGGCTTCTTCCGTCGCCAAGCGTCCCGGCGAGAAGAAGTACGCGAACGACACCGTTCCACGTGAAGACGGCGGCTGGGAGACGGTCGCGCCGTCTGCGATTGCGGCCGAGGGGCTGGATGCGCCGCGCGAGTTGAATCGTGACGAGATTCGGGAGATTCCCGACCAGTTCGGCCGCGCGGCCGTCCGCGCGATGGAGGCGGGATTCGACGCAGTCGAGATCTCCGCCGGGCATGGCTACCTGCTCCATCAGTTCCTGGATCCTATTGCGAACCAGCGCGAGGATTCCTGGGGCGGCAGCTTCGATAATCGCACCCGCCTCCTGCGCTTGGTGGTGACGGCGGTGCGCACGGCCGTCGGCGATGGCGTGCCGGTGATCGTGCGGATCTCCGCGACGGACTGGATCGAGGACCGCGAGGCGTGGGACCTCGAGCAGTCGGTGACGCTCGCTCTCCTACTCGAGACGGCGGGCGCCGACATGATTAGCGTGTCGACGGGCGGGATCGCCCCAGCCCAGATTCCGACGGGGCCGAACTACCAAGTGCGCTTCGCGGAGGAGATCAAGCGGCGCACGGGGGTGCGGGTTTCGACCGCCGGGTTGATCACGACTCCTGAGCAGGCGGAGGCGATCGTCGCGGAGGATCGTGCCGATGTTGTGCTGCTGGGCCGAGAGGCGCTGCGCGACCCGAACTGGCCGCTGCGCGCGGGACACGAGCTGGGTCTGGAGCGCGAGGCTATCCCCTACCCCGGCTCGTATCTCCGCGGCGCGCGTTAG
- a CDS encoding bile acid:sodium symporter family protein, with protein MLAPFKKLDPLIVLIVLAVIVAIIAPARGWFADWFAVATNLAIALLFFLYGARLSTRDALQGLTHWRLHSTILAATFLVYPLIGLALGPLLTMFITDDLYRGILFLTLVPSTVQSSVAFTSIAKGNVAGAIVAASVSSLVGVVTTPVLVMLLMGQGDGISVDAQVFIDIALLLLLPFVLGQIFRRWVKDFAKAKGTKIVDRGSITMVVYSVFSSGMVSGVWSEVAVWEIVFLIGFSIVLVLAMLWLTRTASQALGFSTRDVRAIEFCGSKKSLATGLPMATVIFGGASLGLLILPLMIYHQVQLMICSWLAARYGKQAQDH; from the coding sequence ATGCTCGCTCCCTTCAAAAAGCTCGATCCGCTCATCGTCCTGATTGTCCTCGCGGTGATCGTCGCGATCATCGCTCCGGCGCGTGGGTGGTTCGCGGACTGGTTCGCCGTCGCCACGAATCTCGCCATCGCGCTGCTGTTCTTCCTCTACGGCGCGCGCCTGTCTACGCGCGACGCGCTCCAAGGTCTCACCCACTGGAGACTGCACTCGACGATCCTCGCCGCGACGTTCCTCGTGTACCCCCTCATCGGGTTAGCGCTCGGACCGCTACTGACGATGTTTATTACCGACGACCTCTATCGCGGCATCCTCTTTCTCACCCTTGTGCCCTCGACGGTGCAATCCTCGGTTGCGTTTACCTCGATTGCGAAGGGCAACGTGGCGGGGGCGATCGTGGCGGCGTCGGTGTCCTCGCTGGTGGGTGTCGTCACCACGCCGGTGCTCGTCATGCTGTTGATGGGACAAGGCGACGGCATCTCGGTGGACGCTCAGGTCTTCATCGACATCGCGCTGCTTCTGCTGCTGCCGTTTGTGCTCGGCCAGATCTTCCGCCGGTGGGTGAAGGACTTCGCGAAGGCGAAGGGGACGAAGATCGTCGACCGTGGTTCCATCACCATGGTGGTCTACTCCGTGTTTTCCTCCGGCATGGTCAGTGGCGTGTGGTCCGAGGTCGCGGTCTGGGAGATCGTCTTCCTCATCGGCTTCTCCATCGTCTTGGTGCTCGCCATGCTGTGGCTGACGCGCACCGCGTCCCAGGCGCTCGGGTTCTCCACTCGGGATGTGCGCGCCATCGAGTTCTGCGGCTCCAAGAAGTCGCTCGCCACCGGCCTGCCGATGGCCACGGTCATCTTCGGCGGCGCCTCTTTGGGCCTGCTGATCCTCCCGCTCATGATCTACCATCAGGTCCAGCTGATGATCTGCTCCTGGCTCGCCGCCCGCTACGGCAAGCAGGCACAGGACCACTAA
- a CDS encoding branched-chain amino acid transporter permease, with protein MVAAVLVPIAIVTVLIRAVPFGVRRSLGSSPLVDFLGVTMPVGVMTVLVIYTLAGSAGSVAGLAPALIAGAGTVGVHLWLRRPAVSILGGTVLYVILANWVF; from the coding sequence ATGGTCGCCGCCGTGCTCGTGCCCATCGCGATTGTTACGGTCTTGATTCGCGCGGTTCCTTTCGGGGTGCGGCGCTCGCTCGGCTCCTCGCCGCTGGTGGATTTTTTGGGCGTGACCATGCCCGTCGGGGTGATGACGGTCCTGGTGATTTACACCCTGGCAGGCAGCGCCGGTTCGGTGGCGGGCCTGGCGCCCGCGTTGATCGCCGGGGCGGGGACCGTGGGTGTGCATTTGTGGCTGCGCCGCCCCGCGGTGTCGATCCTGGGCGGTACGGTGTTGTACGTGATCCTGGCGAACTGGGTGTTCTAG
- a CDS encoding AzlC family ABC transporter permease: protein MTDSSRSVRAEVAAGLRDSWIVGLGLIPLGLAFGLLVVQMGFAWWWAPIFSFVIYAGSMEFLALGLVTAGTGWLSALVTGFLVNFRHIFYGLTYPRHRIRSRVGKAYATYALTDEVYAITGRFGADGRGISGARLLTITAFCQALWIIPGMLGALGGTALQIDLEGLDFALTALFVVLALEAFDNNRDVSLVVSAVILALLAAAIAPGQLLIFALCAYFGVLLVRYHLPRLDERLTWRPLGRKED from the coding sequence ATGACAGATTCATCGCGCTCGGTGCGCGCGGAGGTTGCCGCGGGCCTGCGCGATTCGTGGATCGTCGGTCTGGGCCTGATCCCCCTTGGCCTCGCCTTCGGCCTACTGGTCGTGCAGATGGGTTTCGCGTGGTGGTGGGCGCCGATCTTCTCCTTCGTCATCTACGCGGGCTCGATGGAGTTCCTCGCCCTCGGGTTGGTCACCGCCGGCACCGGATGGCTCTCCGCGTTGGTGACCGGGTTCCTCGTGAACTTCCGCCACATCTTCTACGGCCTGACCTACCCGCGCCACCGCATCCGCAGCCGCGTGGGCAAGGCCTATGCAACGTATGCGCTCACCGATGAGGTCTACGCGATCACCGGCCGCTTCGGCGCCGACGGCCGCGGCATCAGCGGTGCGCGCCTGCTCACCATCACCGCGTTCTGCCAGGCGTTGTGGATCATCCCCGGAATGCTGGGTGCCCTCGGCGGCACCGCGCTCCAGATCGATCTCGAGGGCCTGGATTTCGCTTTGACCGCGTTGTTCGTCGTGTTGGCGCTGGAGGCTTTCGACAACAACCGGGACGTCTCGCTGGTGGTGAGCGCGGTGATTCTGGCGTTGCTGGCGGCGGCGATTGCGCCCGGCCAGCTCCTCATTTTCGCGCTCTGCGCCTACTTCGGCGTGCTGCTGGTGCGCTATCATCTCCCGCGTCTCGACGAGCGGCTCACCTGGCGCCCGCTGGGTAGGAAGGAGGATTAG
- a CDS encoding YqgE/AlgH family protein, which yields MHNYYADRLFTALERGEPGPGQLLVAAPGMLDDTFARSVILIIEHNEQMTFGVNLTKRSELAVYNVMPDWISAVAKPQALYIGGPVNQQSVVGVGRTRQGVRFDEHPQINRLANRLAHIDLRSDPEEVAQLVDGMRLFAGYCEWAPGQLDGEIERGDWYVAPALPGDVIMPARADLWGDVMRRQPMPLPLFSTYPAEVTEN from the coding sequence GTGCACAATTACTACGCTGACCGTCTGTTTACAGCTTTAGAACGCGGCGAACCGGGCCCGGGCCAGCTGCTCGTGGCCGCCCCCGGCATGTTAGATGATACCTTTGCTCGTTCGGTGATCCTCATCATCGAGCACAACGAGCAGATGACGTTCGGCGTGAACCTCACCAAGCGCAGCGAGCTCGCCGTGTACAACGTGATGCCGGATTGGATCTCGGCGGTGGCGAAGCCGCAGGCGCTCTACATTGGCGGGCCGGTCAACCAGCAGTCCGTCGTCGGCGTCGGCCGCACCCGCCAGGGCGTGCGTTTCGACGAGCACCCGCAGATCAACCGGCTGGCCAACCGCCTGGCGCACATCGACTTACGCTCGGACCCGGAAGAGGTCGCCCAGCTTGTCGACGGCATGCGCCTCTTCGCTGGCTACTGCGAATGGGCGCCCGGCCAGCTCGATGGCGAGATCGAACGCGGCGACTGGTACGTCGCGCCCGCCCTGCCGGGCGATGTCATCATGCCGGCGCGCGCGGATCTCTGGGGAGACGTCATGCGCCGCCAGCCCATGCCGCTGCCGCTCTTTTCGACCTATCCCGCCGAAGTCACCGAGAACTGA
- a CDS encoding CCA tRNA nucleotidyltransferase, protein MNETSLAQLVRAERTVRGLEPVLGALVDAFDERGAELYLVGGSVRDALLGRLGNDLDFTTDARPETVKEIMDGYAEVVWETGIEFGTVSGQAQGQQIEITTFRSDLYDGDSRNPEVTFGDTLEGDLVRRDFTVNAMAIRLTRAQGSLEVEFCDPVDGLKALAAEVLDTPNTPEQSFRDDPLRMLRCARFVSQLGFKVAPRVREALENMAGEITRITPERIQVELDKLIGGQDPSAGIDLLVETGLGEFVFPEIGAMKMTSDEHKQHKDVYLHSLQVMRQAIDQEEPEESPDLVLRWAALLHDVGKPDTKETKPGGGVSFHHHEVVGAKKVRRRLRKLKYPKKVVEDISQLVYLHMRFHGFGDGQWTDSAVRRYVTDAGHLLPRLHKLVRADSTTRNPKKAARLQRTYDHLEERIAEIAEKEDLARVRPDLDGNEIMEVLGLSPGPEVGKAWAYLKELRLERGPLERDEAIAELKSWWAGTNEDPRLK, encoded by the coding sequence ATGAACGAGACCTCCCTGGCGCAGCTCGTACGGGCGGAACGCACCGTCCGTGGCCTAGAGCCGGTGCTGGGCGCACTCGTCGACGCCTTCGACGAGCGGGGCGCGGAGCTCTACCTCGTCGGCGGCTCCGTGCGCGATGCGCTGCTCGGCCGCCTGGGCAACGACCTAGACTTCACCACCGACGCCCGGCCGGAGACTGTCAAAGAGATCATGGACGGCTACGCCGAGGTGGTCTGGGAGACCGGCATCGAGTTCGGCACCGTCTCGGGGCAGGCGCAGGGCCAGCAGATTGAGATCACCACGTTTCGCTCCGATCTCTACGACGGTGATTCCCGCAACCCCGAGGTCACCTTCGGCGACACCCTCGAGGGCGATCTCGTGCGCCGTGACTTCACCGTCAACGCGATGGCGATCCGGCTGACCAGGGCCCAAGGATCGCTGGAGGTGGAGTTCTGCGATCCCGTGGATGGGCTTAAGGCCTTGGCCGCCGAGGTGTTGGACACGCCGAATACCCCGGAGCAGTCCTTCCGCGACGATCCGCTGCGCATGCTGCGTTGTGCGCGTTTCGTCTCCCAGCTGGGCTTCAAAGTCGCCCCTAGGGTGCGAGAAGCCCTAGAGAACATGGCCGGGGAGATCACCCGCATCACCCCGGAGCGCATCCAGGTGGAGCTGGACAAGCTCATCGGCGGCCAGGACCCGTCGGCGGGTATCGACCTGCTCGTCGAGACCGGCCTCGGCGAGTTCGTCTTTCCCGAAATCGGGGCGATGAAGATGACCTCCGACGAGCACAAGCAGCACAAGGACGTCTACTTGCATTCTTTGCAGGTGATGCGCCAGGCCATCGACCAGGAGGAGCCCGAAGAAAGCCCCGATCTGGTGTTGCGCTGGGCGGCGCTGCTGCATGACGTCGGCAAGCCTGACACCAAGGAGACCAAGCCGGGTGGCGGGGTGAGCTTCCACCACCACGAGGTCGTCGGCGCGAAGAAGGTGCGCCGCCGGCTGCGGAAGCTGAAGTACCCGAAGAAGGTCGTCGAGGACATCTCGCAGCTGGTGTATCTGCACATGCGTTTCCACGGCTTCGGCGATGGGCAGTGGACGGATTCGGCGGTGCGGCGCTATGTCACCGACGCCGGGCACTTGCTGCCGCGGCTGCACAAGCTGGTGCGCGCGGACTCGACTACCCGGAACCCGAAGAAGGCGGCGCGGCTGCAGCGCACCTACGACCACCTCGAGGAGCGCATCGCCGAGATCGCCGAGAAGGAGGATCTCGCCCGCGTGCGCCCGGATCTCGACGGCAACGAGATCATGGAGGTCTTGGGCCTCTCCCCCGGCCCCGAGGTGGGCAAAGCCTGGGCGTATCTCAAGGAGCTGCGCCTGGAGCGCGGGCCTTTAGAGCGCGACGAGGCCATCGCTGAATTGAAGTCCTGGTGGGCTGGCACCAACGAAGACCCGCGCCTAAAGTGA
- a CDS encoding NUDIX hydrolase, with amino-acid sequence MTDNASTPSSQRRRKRRRSRRRGQSGAGKPSAGKQTAEQSRKDSEQAESSSESSRRRKRGGRNRRGGRKRRGRGPNAEQSSSSSAKRGGRRRRGGAASHRKKARSPQRQHARESRMETRDETSAGGLVLSGLAESVDKHGTVNLSTIYVALIGRLDRRGRLLWSMPKGHVEKNEDRAATAEREVWEETGVTGEVISELGVIDYWFVSEGVRIHKTVHHFLLRYADGDLNDEDPEVTEVAWVPVTTLIEHLAYADERKLARQALDQLEELARKEFSEGKATPR; translated from the coding sequence ATGACCGACAATGCCTCCACCCCTTCGTCCCAGCGCCGGCGTAAGCGCCGCCGCTCGCGTCGTCGTGGGCAGTCGGGCGCGGGCAAACCCAGCGCGGGCAAACAAACAGCCGAGCAGAGCCGGAAGGACAGCGAGCAGGCGGAGAGCTCGTCGGAAAGCTCTCGACGCCGCAAGCGCGGCGGGCGTAACCGGCGCGGCGGCCGGAAGCGGCGGGGGAGGGGCCCGAACGCGGAACAGTCCTCGTCCAGCTCCGCGAAGCGCGGCGGGCGCCGGCGGCGCGGCGGGGCGGCGAGCCACCGCAAGAAGGCGCGTTCCCCGCAGCGCCAGCATGCGCGCGAGTCGCGGATGGAGACCCGGGATGAGACCTCGGCCGGCGGTCTGGTGCTGTCGGGGTTGGCGGAGTCCGTCGATAAGCACGGCACCGTCAACTTGTCGACGATCTACGTCGCCCTCATCGGCCGCCTCGACCGGCGCGGGCGCCTTTTGTGGTCGATGCCGAAGGGTCACGTCGAGAAGAACGAAGACCGCGCCGCCACCGCCGAGCGCGAGGTCTGGGAGGAAACCGGGGTCACCGGCGAGGTGATCAGCGAGCTCGGGGTCATCGACTACTGGTTCGTCTCCGAAGGCGTGCGTATTCATAAGACGGTGCATCACTTCTTGCTGCGCTATGCCGACGGGGACCTCAACGACGAGGACCCGGAGGTCACCGAGGTCGCCTGGGTGCCGGTGACCACGCTCATCGAGCACCTCGCCTACGCGGACGAGCGCAAACTCGCCCGCCAGGCCCTGGATCAGTTGGAGGAACTGGCGCGAAAGGAGTTTTCCGAGGGAAAGGCGACCCCGCGGTGA